In Helianthus annuus cultivar XRQ/B chromosome 9, HanXRQr2.0-SUNRISE, whole genome shotgun sequence, the following are encoded in one genomic region:
- the LOC110878725 gene encoding uncharacterized GPI-anchored protein At3g06035: MKMVSLRVCVYVSLIVHAFFLLPTGVLCDEEDDLLQGINSFRQSRSLAALSKNNNAECMADQIADALEHKACSTMAGPSIITSTRPRYANYPDIVKKCDIDINTTTDGVILPVCVPKRVPTLVLTNYTQSSYANYLNNSRYSGVGIGKENDWVVVVLATNTPAGTFSNVAAPRLGLVARISLSMVVLTLVWLGIW; the protein is encoded by the exons ATGAAAATGGTGTCGCTAAGAGTCTGTGTTTATGTTTCTCTAATCGTACATGCCTTCTTCTTGCTTCCAACTGGAGTCTTGTGTG ATGAAGAAGACGATCTTCTTCAAGGGATCAATAGTTTTCGCCAATCCAGGAGCTTAGCAGCCTTATCAAAGAACAATAACGCCGAATGCATGGCCGACCAAATAGCCGACGCGTTGGAACATAAAGCATGCAGCACCATGGCGGGTCCAAGCATCATCACAAGCACGCGACCGCGGTACGCAAACTATCCAGATATCGTTAAGAAGTGCGATATCGATATTAACACGACAACGGACGGTGTCATACTGCCCGTTTGCGTGCCTAAACGGGTCCCGACCCTCGTACTCACCAACTATACCCAATCCTCGTACGCTAATTATTTGAACAATTCGCGGTATAGTGGAGTTGGAATCGGCAAGGAGAATGATTGGGTAGTCGTGGTGCTTGCCACCAACACTCCGGCTGGGACGTTTTCGAATGTGGCTGCGCCTAGGCTCGGTTTGGTTGCGCGTATAAGCTTGTCCATGGTGGTTCTTACGTTGGTTTGGTTAGGAATTTGGTAA